In the Pseudomonadota bacterium genome, one interval contains:
- a CDS encoding SPOR domain-containing protein, protein MYCPACKLWFSEDGASVCPACGGLLQPEVDNSPHSSERKVPAGEDEAIRFLDDLWGDKDIDADLEGEFAEIFDLDDEVDKMGADVETEDELKPGKPEDLFVPSLVVTPNRNRYFLLLFSVLVVISVGSGVWLYQRNPGSKLVEDVGRPVSRQQQVYSASLPSAKKPVALQKSTIVKSEKDIVKPAEKPLKKTVMDDAKTKSGEKTVTEIKNRDLVQLPKDGKVISPVPVIEVEAPKNTGRTVPLPVAHAREKTAKIVKKSAGKTVAGKVKLPRVFSYVIQVGSFKTKAGLDRQLAKLRKNGFAAYPVRVDLGKKGIWQRVYLSDGTSREKAKVMQEKLHKLLPREESRIVKIRP, encoded by the coding sequence TCATCAGAGCGGAAGGTCCCAGCTGGTGAGGATGAAGCTATCCGTTTTCTGGATGATTTATGGGGGGATAAGGATATTGATGCGGACCTGGAAGGGGAATTTGCCGAAATCTTCGATCTTGATGATGAAGTAGATAAAATGGGGGCGGATGTTGAAACGGAGGATGAGCTGAAACCAGGTAAGCCCGAAGACTTATTTGTTCCTTCTTTGGTTGTGACGCCAAACCGTAATCGCTACTTTCTTCTGTTGTTCTCGGTTTTGGTGGTGATTAGTGTTGGTAGTGGAGTCTGGTTGTATCAGCGGAATCCGGGATCGAAACTGGTGGAAGATGTCGGCAGACCGGTTTCCCGGCAGCAGCAGGTTTATTCCGCGTCCCTGCCGTCAGCAAAAAAACCGGTTGCTCTCCAAAAATCTACGATAGTGAAATCGGAGAAGGATATTGTCAAGCCGGCTGAAAAGCCGCTGAAAAAAACGGTGATGGACGACGCAAAGACAAAAAGTGGAGAAAAAACAGTAACCGAGATAAAAAACCGGGACCTGGTTCAATTGCCAAAGGATGGAAAAGTTATAAGTCCAGTTCCTGTTATTGAGGTTGAGGCCCCAAAAAACACCGGGAGGACGGTGCCGCTTCCCGTTGCTCATGCCCGGGAGAAAACCGCGAAGATAGTCAAAAAATCGGCCGGCAAAACCGTTGCCGGCAAAGTTAAGCTTCCCCGGGTATTTTCCTATGTCATCCAGGTAGGTTCTTTCAAAACAAAAGCAGGTCTGGACCGTCAGCTTGCCAAATTGCGGAAAAATGGTTTTGCCGCCTATCCGGTAAGGGTTGATCTTGGCAAAAAAGGTATTTGGCAACGGGTATACCTCTCCGATGGGACGAGCAGGGAAAAGGCGAAAGTAATGCAGGAAAAACTGCATAAATTGCTTCCCCGGGAGGAAAGTCGGATTGTCAAAATCCGTCCCTAA
- the selA gene encoding L-seryl-tRNA(Sec) selenium transferase → MKENSKLQKNLARLPAVDELLRKAEMQLLLERYPRNLVVELVRLELEKIKKQVMAENLQVEELFSLPVFFAHLAETLEMQLAPRLKRVINATGVVIHTNLGRSPLPTAALKQANEIACRYSNLEYNLESGRRGIRYDNVEELLCRLTGAEAAMVVNNNAGAVLLVLSALAAGREVIISRGEMIEIGGAFRIPEVIAQGGAILREVGTTNRTHPADYEQAINDETALILKVHTSNYRVSGFTSAVDSVELVKLAERFFLPVIEDLGSGCMMDLSAYGVGGEPTVRQVVKTGVGVVTFSGDKLVGGPQAGIVVGRRDLIEQVKRHPLNRALRIDKLTLVFLEEVLKCYLDEEKAVSSLPTLAMLTLSPAELRRRANRLKGQIHRRLGNVSGFSLTVKEGISRAGGGALPMVEIPTWLVALQVDNHSASELERFFRSRPLPIITRILDDQLIFDPRTLFADDGPEIARACEELLK, encoded by the coding sequence ATGAAAGAAAACAGTAAACTGCAGAAAAACCTGGCCCGGCTGCCGGCAGTGGATGAATTGCTCCGTAAAGCGGAAATGCAGCTGTTGTTGGAACGTTATCCGCGCAACCTGGTAGTGGAATTAGTTCGCCTGGAATTGGAGAAAATCAAAAAACAGGTGATGGCCGAAAATCTCCAGGTTGAAGAACTTTTTTCCCTGCCGGTTTTTTTCGCCCATTTAGCTGAAACTCTGGAAATGCAGCTGGCCCCACGGTTGAAACGGGTCATCAATGCCACCGGGGTAGTGATCCACACGAACCTGGGGCGCTCGCCATTGCCGACCGCGGCTTTGAAACAGGCCAATGAGATTGCCTGCCGCTATTCAAACCTGGAATATAATCTGGAATCCGGTCGTCGTGGAATCCGCTATGATAATGTTGAAGAGCTGCTTTGCCGGCTGACGGGGGCGGAAGCGGCGATGGTGGTCAACAATAATGCCGGGGCGGTGTTGCTGGTGCTTTCGGCGCTGGCTGCCGGCCGGGAAGTGATTATCTCCCGGGGTGAAATGATTGAAATCGGCGGGGCTTTCCGGATCCCTGAGGTTATTGCCCAGGGTGGGGCAATATTGCGGGAGGTGGGAACCACCAACCGGACTCATCCGGCCGATTATGAACAGGCAATCAATGACGAGACGGCCCTGATTCTAAAAGTTCATACCAGCAATTACCGGGTTTCAGGCTTCACTTCCGCCGTTGATTCGGTTGAGTTGGTAAAGCTGGCGGAGCGATTTTTCCTGCCGGTGATTGAAGATCTTGGCAGCGGTTGTATGATGGATCTCAGTGCCTATGGTGTTGGTGGGGAACCCACGGTACGTCAGGTAGTTAAAACCGGGGTTGGCGTGGTTACCTTCAGCGGCGATAAACTGGTTGGTGGTCCCCAGGCCGGAATCGTGGTTGGCCGTCGGGATTTGATTGAACAGGTGAAGCGGCATCCTTTGAATCGGGCCCTGAGGATTGATAAACTGACCCTGGTTTTCCTGGAAGAAGTACTGAAATGTTACCTTGATGAAGAAAAGGCGGTTTCCTCTCTGCCAACCCTGGCGATGTTGACCCTGTCACCAGCTGAGCTTCGCCGGCGGGCAAACCGTCTGAAGGGACAGATCCACCGCCGGCTGGGGAATGTTTCCGGTTTTAGCCTGACGGTGAAAGAGGGAATATCCCGGGCTGGCGGCGGAGCCTTGCCAATGGTTGAAATTCCTACCTGGCTGGTAGCTTTGCAGGTGGATAATCATTCAGCCTCGGAGTTGGAGCGGTTTTTCCGTTCCCGGCCTCTTCCCATTATTACCAGGATCCTTGATGATCAGCTGATTTTTGACCCCCGGACGTTATTTGCCGATGACGGTCCGGAGATAGCCAGGGCCTGCGAGGAATTGTTGAAATAG
- a CDS encoding SH3 domain-containing protein, protein MIISPLVLSRRLCQPVIICLLFWLVFFPLLAYAGSGGVPATRAVVKVSGLNVRKAPNKRSRRLFGLSRRTRVEVVKEQRRWVRIRTRTGREGWVFRPLVKIIRPKKTLPAITLELDNISSEVGPYFSGLIPSLKKSLQSYFPQQLKLVISKRSNPGSEGHWLIALEIPFSRETYQESKGKDVGPGTVDLLPYLKYLHGLLQYREAVLSYLEQHPFFGPAADIPGTKNDISCYLNLVKGNRDILFLTGKLDGPFAVFADYLFIKVEGYRSLKIAALLPGCVRDFNKFILPEPYSYDGRRTTVAAVYDFFGFSY, encoded by the coding sequence ATGATTATATCCCCCCTTGTTTTATCCCGTCGTCTTTGCCAGCCGGTGATTATCTGTTTGCTTTTCTGGCTGGTTTTTTTTCCACTGCTGGCATATGCCGGCAGCGGTGGGGTGCCGGCAACCAGGGCCGTGGTCAAGGTTTCTGGTTTGAATGTCAGAAAAGCTCCGAATAAACGCAGTCGAAGGTTGTTTGGCCTGAGTCGTCGCACGCGGGTGGAGGTGGTTAAGGAACAGAGACGCTGGGTGAGAATTCGTACCAGGACCGGTCGGGAGGGTTGGGTTTTTCGCCCGCTGGTAAAAATAATCAGGCCGAAAAAGACCTTGCCGGCTATTACCCTGGAACTGGATAATATATCCTCGGAAGTTGGCCCTTATTTCAGTGGTTTAATTCCGTCTTTGAAAAAAAGCCTGCAATCCTATTTCCCCCAACAGCTGAAGCTGGTAATTTCCAAACGTTCCAATCCTGGATCTGAGGGACATTGGCTGATTGCTCTCGAGATTCCTTTCAGTCGGGAAACATACCAGGAAAGTAAAGGCAAGGATGTGGGTCCGGGTACAGTAGACCTGTTGCCATACCTGAAGTATCTGCACGGATTGCTTCAGTATCGTGAGGCGGTTCTCAGTTACCTCGAACAGCACCCTTTTTTTGGTCCTGCTGCGGATATCCCCGGAACTAAAAACGATATTTCCTGTTATCTGAACTTGGTGAAAGGTAATCGTGATATCCTTTTTCTGACTGGGAAGTTGGATGGTCCATTCGCGGTTTTTGCTGATTACCTGTTTATTAAAGTAGAGGGTTACCGATCTTTGAAAATTGCCGCCCTGCTACCTGGCTGTGTTCGGGATTTCAACAAGTTTATTTTGCCTGAGCCTTATTCCTATGACGGCCGACGTACCACGGTAGCAGCTGTGTATGATTTTTTCGGCTTTTCATACTGA
- a CDS encoding alanine--glyoxylate aminotransferase family protein, with protein sequence MKKQYLLAPGPTPVPPRVLQAMSMPILHHRAPAYKAIFEEVRAGLKYLFQTEEEVLVFASSGTGAMEGTIANMFSPGDKVIAVNGGKFGERWGQIASGYGLEAIVIDVPWGTAVNPGDIADCLAREGDVRGVLMQASETSTGVMHPVKAIADLVKDKDQTILVVDAITGVGVFDLPMDEWGLDVVVTGSQKALMLPPGLAFAAVSQKAWGFNKKSSLPRYYFDFAKELKNARKSQNAYTPAVSLIIGLREVLAMIREETLEGVFARHARLASATRAGAQALGLELFAPDEPSNAVTAVKAPEGIDGQEVVKVLRDDYGVTIAGGQDHVKGKIFRLAHLGYVDDLDVLTGLTALEMALMDLGYELNERSGVRAAQMILKLKK encoded by the coding sequence ATGAAAAAACAGTATCTTCTGGCACCGGGACCGACACCGGTACCACCTAGGGTTTTACAGGCGATGTCCATGCCCATTCTTCATCACCGGGCTCCGGCTTATAAGGCTATTTTCGAAGAAGTAAGAGCCGGATTGAAATATCTCTTTCAAACCGAAGAGGAGGTGCTGGTTTTTGCCTCATCGGGTACCGGAGCGATGGAAGGCACCATCGCCAATATGTTTTCTCCCGGCGATAAAGTCATTGCCGTGAACGGAGGGAAATTTGGTGAGCGCTGGGGCCAGATTGCCAGTGGTTATGGTTTGGAAGCTATTGTTATTGATGTTCCCTGGGGGACGGCGGTAAACCCTGGGGATATTGCCGATTGCCTGGCCCGGGAAGGGGATGTCCGCGGGGTTTTGATGCAGGCCAGCGAGACTTCAACCGGGGTCATGCATCCGGTAAAAGCCATTGCTGATCTGGTTAAAGACAAAGATCAGACTATCCTGGTTGTCGATGCTATTACCGGAGTTGGAGTTTTTGATCTGCCCATGGATGAATGGGGTCTTGATGTGGTGGTTACCGGTTCCCAGAAAGCCTTGATGCTGCCTCCCGGGCTGGCTTTTGCTGCCGTCAGCCAAAAAGCCTGGGGTTTTAATAAAAAATCATCCCTGCCACGTTATTATTTTGATTTTGCCAAAGAGTTGAAAAACGCGCGGAAAAGCCAGAATGCCTATACGCCGGCGGTTTCGCTGATTATCGGTCTGCGGGAAGTGCTGGCGATGATCAGGGAGGAAACGCTGGAAGGAGTTTTTGCTCGTCATGCCCGTTTAGCCAGTGCTACCCGGGCCGGAGCTCAGGCTCTGGGATTGGAACTTTTTGCCCCGGATGAGCCGTCCAATGCCGTAACCGCGGTGAAAGCTCCTGAAGGTATTGATGGTCAAGAGGTAGTAAAGGTTCTGCGTGATGATTATGGGGTGACCATCGCCGGCGGTCAGGACCATGTCAAGGGGAAAATATTCCGTCTGGCTCATTTGGGTTATGTTGACGATCTGGATGTGTTGACCGGTTTAACCGCCCTGGAAATGGCCCTGATGGATCTTGGCTATGAATTAAATGAACGCAGCGGGGTGCGGGCGGCGCAGATGATTTTGAAGCTTAAAAAATAG